Proteins encoded by one window of Clostridia bacterium:
- a CDS encoding TnpV protein: MKELKKYIIDEKTGLKYELVGDYYYPCLKAPETPKVGRFGMMYHDYLRNHKRATYSGLMLSGKLKEQIEEVDRQAEELFSQLVEQMIQAEGVTEQLKAADQMEWVRRMNNIRNRAEEIVESEVVFA, from the coding sequence ATGAAAGAATTAAAGAAGTATATCATTGACGAAAAGACCGGGCTGAAATATGAATTAGTGGGCGATTACTATTATCCCTGCCTGAAAGCACCGGAGACACCAAAGGTCGGCAGATTCGGAATGATGTATCACGATTATCTGCGTAACCATAAGCGGGCTACATATTCGGGGCTTATGCTGTCGGGCAAACTGAAAGAGCAGATCGAAGAGGTTGACCGGCAAGCGGAAGAACTGTTTTCTCAGTTGGTTGAGCAAATGATACAGGCTGAGGGCGTAACCGAACAATTAAAAGCCGCCGACCAGATGGAATGGGTGCGCAGGATGAACAACATCCGCAACCGCGCCGAAGAGATCGTGGAAAGCGAGGTGGTGTTCGCATGA
- a CDS encoding glycyl-radical enzyme activating protein, with protein sequence MKDENGIRLPITNIQRFSTHDGPGIRTTVFLKGCPLNCKWCHNPEAQTPLPQFFYTPSLCIGCKACEGVCPGKVHRFITEEHLVLRENCVGCLKCCDACPSGALESAYRTLTLDEIISEVKKDEAFYGRDGGLTLSGGEPMYHGEGCVLLAEKAKEQGINVVMETCGSFDPRYLPRLKKSVALFLWDVKDTNPERHKANTGVDNGLILENLFALDRMGGKTILRCIMIKGINIDEGHLDALAKLFKSLKNCKEIQIFPYHQYGEGKYASLDKKYTLTKENIPDRSELKRIKQTLIEKGCKCVMT encoded by the coding sequence ATGAAGGATGAAAACGGGATTCGGCTTCCGATCACGAATATACAGCGCTTTTCGACGCACGACGGACCCGGAATCAGGACTACGGTGTTCTTGAAAGGTTGTCCGTTAAACTGCAAGTGGTGCCACAACCCCGAAGCACAAACGCCTCTGCCGCAGTTTTTTTATACGCCTTCTTTGTGTATCGGATGTAAGGCGTGTGAGGGCGTATGCCCCGGCAAAGTCCACAGATTTATTACGGAAGAGCACCTCGTTTTACGCGAGAACTGTGTCGGGTGTTTAAAATGCTGCGATGCTTGCCCCTCGGGTGCGCTCGAAAGCGCATACAGGACGTTGACTTTGGATGAAATTATTTCGGAAGTCAAAAAAGACGAAGCGTTTTACGGTAGGGACGGTGGGTTGACTTTGTCGGGAGGGGAGCCGATGTATCACGGCGAAGGGTGTGTTCTGCTTGCGGAAAAAGCCAAGGAGCAGGGTATCAACGTCGTGATGGAGACCTGCGGCTCGTTCGACCCGAGATACCTGCCGAGGCTGAAAAAATCGGTTGCTCTTTTCCTTTGGGATGTAAAGGACACCAATCCCGAAAGACACAAAGCGAATACGGGAGTCGATAACGGTTTGATTCTTGAAAACCTTTTTGCGCTCGACCGCATGGGTGGAAAAACGATCCTGCGTTGCATTATGATAAAGGGAATCAACATCGACGAAGGTCACCTTGATGCTTTGGCAAAACTGTTCAAATCGTTAAAAAACTGTAAAGAGATACAGATATTTCCTTATCATCAATACGGCGAAGGCAAATATGCTTCGCTCGATAAGAAGTATACCTTGACCAAGGAAAACATCCCTGATCGATCCGAGCTGAAAAGGATCAAACAAACGCTGATCGAAAAAGGCTGTAAGTGCGTTATGACATGA
- a CDS encoding spore germination protein, which yields MTEQNAAARFTGNARANADAVKALFAENTDLTERRVFGADGAEYVLLFLDGAVNKEALQRFVILPLSASTADEAPEARHAAAGVKLPATPREAAKALCAGCALLVFPGGRAQALELRKPAPDTGKESSPENIVLGPHARFQNSCKSNIALLRDCIRTPDLAFAEYELKSGTLTKVAVCYLSGTADERVVEAVKKRVFSCAAANVKSVGEFTELFKEDRLSPFPQYVTSERTDRVTEALLRGCVAVIPDGSPWAIIAPVSFTDFLKSPEDSHSPWIYTSLIRLLRLVSVAITIITPALYVAVMSFHPRMLPVKLMLSAASGRAAVPLPAIAEVVIMEIFIELLREASTSMPPNVGSTISIVGGIVIGEAAISAGLASPLLVVIIAISAVTSFTIPVYSMVVSLRTVRFFSLLLASIFGFYGLVMSLIFMAIHMASLKSMGRDYLFPVAPMRLKRWKRDLVRFPLRWVRGDGR from the coding sequence ATGACGGAGCAGAACGCGGCGGCGCGTTTCACGGGCAACGCGCGAGCCAACGCCGACGCGGTGAAGGCGCTTTTCGCCGAGAACACCGACCTGACCGAACGCCGCGTTTTCGGCGCGGACGGCGCGGAATACGTCCTGCTGTTCCTCGACGGCGCGGTCAACAAGGAGGCGCTGCAGCGCTTCGTCATACTGCCGCTTTCCGCGTCGACGGCGGACGAGGCGCCGGAGGCGCGGCACGCCGCCGCCGGCGTTAAGCTGCCCGCGACTCCGCGGGAGGCGGCGAAGGCGCTCTGCGCCGGATGCGCACTGCTTGTTTTTCCCGGCGGCAGAGCGCAGGCGCTGGAGCTTCGCAAGCCCGCTCCGGACACCGGCAAGGAATCGTCGCCGGAGAACATAGTACTCGGCCCTCACGCGCGGTTTCAAAACTCCTGCAAAAGCAATATCGCGCTTCTGCGCGACTGCATACGCACGCCCGACCTCGCGTTCGCGGAATACGAGCTTAAGTCCGGCACGCTGACGAAGGTCGCGGTCTGCTACCTTTCCGGCACGGCGGACGAACGCGTCGTCGAGGCGGTCAAGAAGCGCGTCTTCTCCTGCGCCGCCGCGAACGTCAAAAGCGTCGGCGAATTCACAGAGCTTTTTAAGGAAGACCGCCTCAGCCCCTTCCCGCAGTACGTCACGTCCGAGCGCACCGACCGCGTGACGGAGGCGCTGCTGCGCGGCTGCGTTGCGGTCATCCCCGACGGTTCGCCGTGGGCGATAATCGCTCCGGTCAGCTTCACCGACTTCCTGAAAAGCCCCGAGGACAGCCACTCGCCGTGGATATACACGAGCCTGATACGGCTGCTCCGGCTCGTCAGCGTCGCGATAACTATAATCACTCCCGCGCTATACGTCGCGGTGATGTCCTTTCACCCGCGTATGCTTCCGGTCAAGCTGATGCTTTCGGCTGCGAGCGGACGCGCGGCGGTACCGCTGCCGGCGATAGCGGAGGTGGTGATAATGGAGATATTCATCGAGCTGCTCCGCGAAGCGTCGACCTCGATGCCGCCCAACGTCGGCTCCACGATAAGCATCGTAGGCGGAATCGTCATCGGCGAAGCCGCGATCTCCGCAGGGCTCGCAAGCCCCCTGCTCGTCGTGATAATCGCGATATCGGCGGTGACTTCGTTCACGATACCCGTCTACTCTATGGTCGTCTCGCTGCGGACGGTGCGCTTCTTCTCGCTGCTGCTCGCGAGCATATTCGGGTTTTACGGGCTGGTGATGTCGCTGATCTTTATGGCGATACACATGGCGTCGCTGAAAAGTATGGGACGGGATTACCTCTTCCCCGTCGCGCCTATGCGGCTGAAGCGCTGGAAACGCGATCTCGTGCGCTTTCCGCTGCGGTGGGTACGGGGTGACGGCAGATGA
- a CDS encoding GerAB/ArcD/ProY family transporter gives MRSLTKNDGLSVFQLCALTAMGMGMGMPNVNVTYMSPYRQGFIANSAAAVALALIALVPVLLLARAFPGRTLYEYSPELLGKYGGAALNGAVVLVAVWTAASEIRPTMNVLRSYLLPHTPVAVTTALIIAAACYALRGGVNSVARCGEFFFVTAAFCLAVVAVMSAPYLDFTYFSRHLRFGGIAESASAAFSVFSGFFPTWMLLFFAPFARRGRLFVPVGLTVAAAGAAFLFLAAVVQSVFGTVLPTEMFSPLLELSKLIGGDSGLMPERSNIIFMVLYRLLPRFLSCVAALYVAALGLVSFFPRLKPSAAGVIVSLCAYGLLLVPLNDAEMIAAEHLCELAQTGFIPVILILLIIRAFRNRRNRQCAFCG, from the coding sequence ATGAGAAGCTTGACGAAAAACGACGGGCTGTCCGTCTTCCAGCTATGCGCGCTGACCGCGATGGGCATGGGAATGGGCATGCCGAACGTGAACGTGACGTATATGTCACCCTATCGGCAGGGCTTTATCGCAAACAGCGCTGCCGCCGTCGCGCTGGCGCTCATCGCGCTCGTTCCGGTGCTGCTGCTTGCGCGGGCGTTTCCCGGGCGGACGCTTTACGAGTATTCGCCCGAACTGCTCGGAAAATACGGCGGCGCGGCGCTGAACGGCGCGGTCGTTCTCGTCGCGGTGTGGACCGCGGCGAGCGAGATACGCCCGACGATGAACGTTCTGCGCTCCTATCTGCTGCCGCACACGCCGGTAGCGGTGACGACGGCGCTGATAATCGCCGCCGCGTGCTACGCGCTGCGCGGAGGCGTCAACTCAGTAGCGCGATGCGGCGAGTTTTTCTTCGTAACGGCGGCGTTCTGTCTCGCGGTGGTGGCCGTAATGTCCGCTCCCTATCTCGATTTCACGTACTTTTCGCGCCACCTGCGGTTTGGCGGGATCGCGGAAAGCGCGTCCGCGGCGTTCTCGGTCTTTTCCGGTTTCTTCCCTACGTGGATGCTGCTGTTTTTCGCGCCGTTCGCGCGGCGCGGACGGTTGTTTGTCCCGGTCGGACTCACCGTCGCGGCCGCGGGCGCGGCGTTCCTGTTTCTGGCGGCGGTGGTGCAGTCCGTATTCGGCACGGTCCTGCCTACGGAGATGTTTTCGCCCCTGCTGGAGCTGTCAAAGCTTATCGGCGGCGATTCCGGGCTTATGCCCGAACGCTCGAACATCATCTTTATGGTGCTCTATCGCCTGCTGCCGCGCTTTTTAAGCTGCGTTGCGGCGCTTTACGTCGCCGCCCTCGGGTTGGTAAGCTTCTTTCCGCGGCTGAAACCGTCTGCGGCGGGAGTTATCGTTTCGCTGTGCGCGTACGGACTGCTGCTCGTTCCGCTGAACGACGCGGAAATGATTGCCGCGGAGCATCTGTGCGAGCTTGCGCAGACAGGATTCATTCCCGTGATACTGATACTGCTGATAATAAGGGCTTTTCGGAACAGGAGGAACAGACAATGCGCGTTCTGCGGCTGA